A part of Aquibium oceanicum genomic DNA contains:
- the alaE gene encoding L-alanine exporter AlaE, producing the protein MILSPGVRSFVADTLALVLFFTVASGLNERFVAGMSWQEVMVSRTIGAPLMVLTARPYGLWRDWFVGKAGSKGGRPRLLADAFALMAFQVPIYAAILAAAGAEGMAIVKGIFGFALLMLILGRPYGLWLEAVRRLFGLHGPGQKPMSLGD; encoded by the coding sequence ATGATCCTCTCTCCCGGCGTCAGGAGCTTCGTCGCCGACACGCTGGCGCTCGTCCTCTTCTTCACCGTCGCAAGCGGCCTCAACGAACGGTTCGTGGCCGGCATGTCCTGGCAGGAAGTCATGGTCTCGCGGACTATCGGCGCTCCACTCATGGTTTTGACGGCGCGACCCTATGGGCTCTGGCGCGACTGGTTCGTGGGGAAGGCCGGCTCGAAGGGCGGACGTCCGAGACTTCTCGCCGACGCGTTCGCGCTGATGGCGTTCCAGGTTCCGATCTATGCCGCGATCCTGGCGGCGGCTGGCGCGGAAGGCATGGCCATCGTGAAGGGCATCTTCGGCTTTGCCCTCCTGATGCTGATTCTCGGTCGTCCCTATGGCCTCTGGCTCGAAGCCGTCCGCCGGCTGTTCGGCCTTCACGGCCCGGGGCAGAAGCCGATGTCGCTGGGAGACTGA
- a CDS encoding phosphoserine transaminase: protein MTISKPGLRPESPNFSSGPCAKRPGWSPQALKDAPLGRSHRAKVGKARLERAIELTREILHVPAGYRIGIVPASDTGAVEMALWSLLGERGVDMVAWESFGAGWVTDVVKQLKLTDARIIEAPYGELPDLSTIDFDRDVVFTWNGTTSGVRVPNGDFIPADRKGLTICDATSAAFAQRLDFSKLDVVTFSWQKVLGGEGAHGMLILSPRAVERLESYKPAWPLPKIFRLTSGGKLIEGIFKGETINTPSMLCVEDYIDALEWAKSVGGLDGLVARADANFAVLDRFVQASSWLGHLAVDPATRSNTSVCLSIVDPDIAALDGDAQATFAKNLAAVLDKEGAAYDIGAYRDAPPGLRIWAGATVETADLEALLPWLDWAFATQKAALKAAA, encoded by the coding sequence ATGACGATTTCCAAGCCCGGACTCCGTCCGGAATCCCCCAATTTTTCCTCAGGTCCCTGCGCAAAACGTCCCGGCTGGTCGCCGCAGGCGTTGAAGGACGCGCCGCTCGGCCGCTCGCACCGTGCCAAGGTCGGCAAGGCCCGGCTCGAACGGGCCATCGAACTCACCCGCGAAATCCTCCACGTTCCCGCCGGCTACCGCATCGGTATCGTGCCCGCCTCCGACACCGGCGCGGTCGAGATGGCGCTCTGGTCGCTGCTCGGCGAGCGTGGCGTCGACATGGTCGCCTGGGAGAGTTTCGGCGCCGGCTGGGTCACCGACGTCGTCAAGCAACTGAAGCTGACGGACGCTCGGATCATCGAGGCGCCGTATGGCGAACTGCCGGACCTGTCGACCATCGACTTCGACCGCGACGTGGTGTTCACCTGGAACGGCACGACCTCGGGCGTCCGCGTGCCGAACGGCGACTTCATTCCCGCCGACCGCAAGGGCCTGACGATCTGCGACGCCACCTCGGCGGCCTTCGCCCAGCGCCTCGACTTCTCCAAGCTCGACGTCGTTACCTTCTCCTGGCAGAAGGTCTTGGGCGGCGAGGGTGCGCACGGAATGCTCATCCTGTCGCCCCGCGCAGTCGAACGGCTTGAAAGCTATAAGCCGGCCTGGCCGCTGCCGAAGATCTTCCGCCTCACCTCGGGCGGCAAGCTGATCGAGGGCATCTTCAAGGGCGAGACGATCAACACGCCCTCCATGCTCTGCGTGGAAGACTACATCGACGCGCTCGAATGGGCGAAGTCCGTCGGCGGGCTCGACGGACTGGTCGCCCGCGCCGACGCCAACTTCGCCGTGCTCGACCGTTTCGTCCAAGCGTCGTCCTGGCTCGGCCACCTCGCGGTCGATCCCGCGACGCGGTCCAATACCTCGGTCTGCCTGTCGATCGTCGACCCCGATATCGCGGCGCTCGACGGCGACGCTCAGGCCACCTTCGCCAAGAACCTCGCGGCTGTGCTCGACAAGGAAGGCGCGGCCTACGACATCGGCGCCTACCGCGACGCGCCTCCAGGTCTGCGTATCTGGGCGGGCGCGACCGTCGAGACGGCCGACCTCGAGGCGCTGCTCCCCTGGCTCGACTGGGCTTTTGCAACGCAGAAAGCCGCGCTCAAGGCGGCGGCGTAG
- a CDS encoding outer membrane protein, whose protein sequence is MRILSRIVLSTFALAGWPVAHALAADYDPPIYVEEAPEVVPVEVGSGWYLRGDLTYNTDNPFRNLDYGGPTIANPSWDESHTALGGSVGFGYHWSDYFRTDVNFGFLSKNDQNLSFSNPGVSTTTVGVDNQAWTGMANAYVDLGTFVGLTPYIGAGVGFVYSQREQGYYQNFVDPNVLDIALTDDKNQFSFAYTLNAGAAYRLTNNLSLDVGYQFLSAPDLEYSEISNGLPVVREGVDIHQVKVGLRYDLW, encoded by the coding sequence ATGAGAATCCTGTCCAGAATCGTGCTTTCGACCTTCGCGTTGGCAGGGTGGCCTGTCGCCCACGCGCTGGCCGCCGACTACGATCCGCCGATCTACGTCGAGGAAGCACCTGAAGTCGTTCCGGTCGAGGTCGGCTCGGGCTGGTATCTGCGCGGCGATCTCACCTACAACACCGACAATCCGTTCCGGAACCTGGACTATGGCGGGCCGACGATCGCGAATCCGTCCTGGGACGAGTCGCACACCGCGCTCGGCGGCTCAGTAGGCTTCGGCTACCACTGGTCTGACTACTTCCGGACCGACGTCAATTTCGGCTTCCTGTCCAAGAACGACCAGAACCTCTCCTTCAGCAATCCCGGCGTCAGCACGACGACCGTCGGCGTCGACAACCAGGCCTGGACCGGCATGGCCAATGCCTATGTCGACCTCGGCACGTTCGTCGGCCTGACGCCCTACATCGGCGCCGGTGTCGGGTTCGTCTACTCCCAGCGCGAGCAGGGGTACTATCAGAACTTCGTCGATCCCAACGTGCTGGACATTGCGCTCACCGACGACAAGAACCAGTTCAGCTTCGCCTATACGCTGAACGCCGGCGCGGCCTACCGGCTGACCAACAACCTCTCGCTGGACGTCGGCTACCAGTTCCTCTCGGCGCCCGATCTCGAATACTCCGAGATCAGCAACGGTCTGCCGGTGGTGCGCGAAGGCGTGGACATTCACCAGGTCAAGGTCGGCCTGCGCTACGACCTCTGGTAG
- a CDS encoding outer membrane protein — protein MLMSARLMTGALFLLSASTLHAADLYEPPIVEVPPPVVYEQVDHGAWYIRGDIDYHWSKFKGSDYITYGCCTPTPGTGSLDGDLDGAWSFGGGVGYQATRYLRVDTTIDYWAKSDFEGTTIGTCGGTTCTSVDQTSYSAILLMANAYADLGTYHGVTPYVGAGIGGAHLKWDDLRNTVNGGTITHKGAKDWRFAWSLMAGASYCLTSNLQADVGYRYTRIEGGRMFEEFTPGGTSIGVGPGFDRGIDAHEVRAGLRWSFGGGNPNCAAPQQIAYEPEPILPVYK, from the coding sequence ATGCTGATGTCAGCCAGGCTGATGACCGGCGCGCTGTTCCTCTTGAGCGCGTCCACACTGCACGCAGCGGATCTCTACGAGCCGCCGATCGTGGAAGTCCCGCCGCCGGTGGTCTACGAGCAGGTCGACCATGGCGCCTGGTACATTCGCGGCGACATCGATTATCATTGGTCCAAGTTCAAGGGCTCCGACTACATCACCTACGGTTGCTGCACGCCGACGCCCGGCACCGGCAGCCTCGACGGCGATCTCGACGGAGCATGGTCCTTCGGCGGCGGCGTGGGCTACCAGGCGACCCGGTATCTGCGCGTCGACACGACGATCGACTACTGGGCCAAGTCGGATTTCGAGGGAACGACCATCGGCACCTGCGGCGGGACGACCTGTACCTCGGTCGACCAGACCAGCTACTCGGCGATCCTGCTGATGGCCAACGCCTATGCCGATCTCGGCACCTATCACGGCGTGACGCCTTACGTCGGCGCCGGTATCGGCGGCGCGCATCTGAAGTGGGACGACCTTCGCAACACGGTCAATGGCGGCACCATCACTCACAAGGGCGCCAAGGACTGGCGCTTCGCGTGGTCGCTCATGGCGGGCGCCTCCTACTGCCTGACGAGCAACCTGCAGGCCGACGTCGGATACCGCTACACCCGTATCGAAGGCGGACGGATGTTCGAGGAATTCACGCCCGGCGGCACCTCGATTGGCGTCGGACCCGGCTTCGACCGGGGCATCGACGCGCACGAGGTGAGGGCGGGTCTGCGCTGGTCCTTCGGCGGCGGCAACCCGAACTGTGCCGCTCCCCAGCAGATCGCCTACGAGCCCGAGCCGATCCTGCCTGTCTACAAGTAA
- the glmM gene encoding phosphoglucosamine mutase, whose product MAKQYFGTDGIRGRANTFPMTAEVAMKVGMAAGLSFQRGKHRHRVVIGKDTRLSGYMIENAMVAGFCAAGMDVFLLGPVPTPAVAMLSRSLRADIGVMISASHNAFYDNGIKLFGPDGYKLSDEIETRIEGMLDKDLGAELASSEGLGRAKRIDGVHDRYIEFAKRTLPRSMSLAGMRIVIDCANGAAYKVAPAALWELGAEVFAIHDEPNGFNINDACGSTSPASLCEKVREVRADIGIALDGDADRMIIADENGEIVDGDQIMAVIAESWHQAGRLAGGGVVATVMSNLGLERHLGDLGLTLQRTKVGDRYVVEHMRAHGFNVGGEQSGHIVLSDFATTGDGLVSALQVLACIKRSNRPASEVCRKFEPVPQVLKNVRFDGGRPLESDPVRAMIDEARSRLGKQGRLVIRPSGTEPLIRVMAEGDDPGLVEKVVNDLVGVIGSIKTAA is encoded by the coding sequence ATGGCAAAGCAGTATTTCGGTACGGATGGTATCCGGGGACGGGCCAATACCTTTCCGATGACCGCCGAGGTGGCGATGAAGGTCGGCATGGCAGCCGGCCTCTCCTTCCAGCGCGGCAAGCACCGGCACCGCGTGGTGATCGGCAAGGATACGCGGCTCTCGGGCTACATGATCGAGAACGCCATGGTCGCGGGCTTCTGCGCCGCCGGCATGGACGTGTTCCTGCTCGGACCGGTGCCGACGCCGGCCGTCGCCATGCTGTCGCGGTCGCTGCGCGCCGACATCGGCGTGATGATCTCGGCTTCCCACAACGCCTTCTACGACAACGGCATCAAGCTCTTCGGGCCTGACGGCTACAAGCTTTCCGACGAGATCGAAACGCGCATCGAGGGGATGCTCGACAAGGATCTCGGGGCGGAACTGGCGAGTTCGGAAGGGCTCGGCCGCGCAAAGCGCATCGACGGCGTCCACGACCGCTATATCGAGTTTGCCAAGCGCACGCTGCCGCGCTCCATGTCGCTCGCCGGCATGCGCATTGTCATCGACTGCGCCAACGGTGCCGCCTACAAGGTTGCGCCGGCAGCGCTTTGGGAACTCGGTGCGGAAGTCTTTGCCATTCACGACGAGCCGAACGGCTTCAACATCAACGACGCGTGTGGATCGACCAGCCCTGCCAGCCTTTGCGAGAAGGTGCGCGAGGTGCGGGCCGACATCGGGATCGCGCTCGACGGTGACGCGGACCGGATGATCATCGCCGACGAGAACGGCGAGATCGTCGACGGCGACCAGATCATGGCCGTGATCGCGGAATCCTGGCACCAGGCGGGCCGGCTCGCCGGCGGCGGCGTTGTCGCAACGGTGATGTCGAACCTCGGGCTGGAGCGCCATCTGGGCGATCTCGGCCTGACCCTCCAGCGCACGAAGGTCGGCGACCGCTACGTCGTCGAACACATGCGCGCCCATGGCTTCAACGTCGGCGGCGAGCAGTCCGGGCATATCGTGCTCTCCGACTTCGCCACCACTGGTGACGGGCTGGTCTCTGCCTTGCAAGTGCTTGCCTGCATCAAGCGTTCGAACCGTCCGGCGAGCGAGGTCTGCCGCAAGTTCGAACCCGTTCCGCAGGTCTTGAAGAACGTGCGCTTCGATGGCGGCCGCCCGCTGGAGAGCGATCCGGTGCGCGCCATGATCGACGAGGCCCGCAGCCGTCTCGGCAAGCAGGGGCGTCTGGTGATTCGTCCCTCCGGCACGGAGCCGCTGATCCGCGTGATGGCCGAGGGAGACGATCCCGGGCTGGTCGAAAAGGTAGTCAACGACCTGGTCGGCGTGATCGGAAGTATCAAGACCGCCGCCTGA
- a CDS encoding SO2930 family diheme c-type cytochrome encodes MSRQRMPFVSRTILGVAAALAAFLGFTSPSHAVSDEAITADRPPQLLSGFGFFSDARAQAPVDGVIPYDLNTPLFSDHARKHRFVYVPAGKAAAYDATEAFAFPVGSALIKTFAFPANLDAPDENVRLIETRVLLRHEDGWQAWAYLWNEDQADAVLKIAGAKVPVTLSGIGKDPVSFTYSVPNKNQCKGCHALSGEISPLGPKARNLNRDYDYPEGAHNQLAFWSDAGALAGAPAPEDAPAVPDSRDEMAPLEARARAWLDVNCAHCHRREGPASNSGLFLTFGERDPVALGIGKRPVAAGRGSGDRAFDVKPGDPDGSILIHRVESTEPGVMMPELGRVLADHDAVKLLREWISSLR; translated from the coding sequence GTGAGCCGTCAACGGATGCCATTCGTCAGCCGGACCATCCTCGGGGTCGCCGCCGCGCTCGCCGCCTTCCTAGGCTTCACAAGCCCTAGCCATGCGGTGTCGGACGAGGCGATCACGGCGGACAGGCCGCCGCAGCTCCTGTCCGGCTTCGGGTTCTTCTCCGATGCCCGCGCGCAGGCTCCCGTCGACGGCGTCATCCCCTACGATCTCAACACGCCGCTCTTCTCCGACCACGCGCGCAAACATCGCTTCGTCTATGTTCCGGCCGGAAAAGCCGCAGCCTATGACGCAACGGAGGCATTCGCCTTTCCCGTCGGTTCGGCGCTGATCAAGACGTTCGCCTTTCCCGCCAACCTCGACGCACCTGACGAGAACGTCCGGCTGATCGAGACTCGGGTTCTCCTGCGCCACGAGGACGGATGGCAGGCCTGGGCCTATCTTTGGAACGAAGACCAGGCGGACGCGGTCCTCAAGATCGCCGGCGCGAAAGTACCGGTCACGCTCTCCGGCATCGGGAAGGATCCGGTCTCCTTCACATATTCGGTGCCGAACAAGAACCAATGCAAGGGCTGCCATGCCCTGTCGGGCGAGATCTCGCCGCTCGGGCCCAAGGCGCGCAACCTCAACCGCGACTACGACTATCCCGAGGGGGCTCACAACCAGCTCGCCTTCTGGAGCGACGCCGGCGCACTCGCGGGAGCGCCTGCTCCCGAGGACGCTCCTGCGGTGCCCGACTCGCGCGACGAAATGGCGCCCCTGGAGGCTCGCGCGCGTGCCTGGCTGGACGTCAATTGCGCCCACTGCCACCGCCGGGAAGGTCCTGCCAGCAATTCGGGCCTCTTCCTCACGTTTGGCGAACGTGATCCGGTTGCGCTCGGCATCGGCAAGCGGCCGGTCGCCGCGGGGCGGGGTTCGGGCGACCGCGCGTTCGACGTGAAGCCGGGCGATCCGGACGGATCGATCCTGATCCATCGCGTCGAAAGCACCGAGCCTGGCGTGATGATGCCGGAACTGGGCCGCGTGCTCGCCGACCACGATGCGGTGAAACTTTTGCGCGAGTGGATTTCGTCGCTGCGTTAA
- a CDS encoding parallel beta-helix domain-containing protein — translation MFLQATKPIGFAAALTFSLWGGAFAAEITVEPGEGASEKLLEALIMAQPGDTVMIAEGRYELTDGLSLDVDDVTVRGAGTDRTVLSFKGQTGSGEGLLVTSDRVVLEDFAVEDSKGDGVKSKGSDQITFRNLRVEWTGGPKAENGAYGVYPVSSKNVLIDGVTVRGASDAGIYVGQSENIIVRNSLAEYNVAGIEIENSFRADVHGNVATHNTGGILVFDLPNLPVQGGHDIRVFDNEVVDNDTPNFAPEGNIVAIVPKGMGIMVMANRNVHVFDNKLDGNATAHVLIAAYPNDYEDENYVFVPRGVYVHDNSYGEGGFEPDGEVGKTISDVSGTPVPDIVWDGVTTIPEYFSWTASENGVYVDEAEGTTFVNLKMISQLLLPWGWWPSTDIAAHAGSLPEPEPVKLPQDGGA, via the coding sequence ATGTTCCTGCAAGCAACGAAGCCGATCGGGTTCGCTGCCGCGCTGACCTTCAGTCTTTGGGGTGGGGCGTTCGCGGCCGAAATCACGGTGGAGCCGGGGGAAGGCGCCAGCGAGAAGCTGCTCGAGGCGCTGATCATGGCCCAGCCCGGCGATACGGTGATGATAGCGGAAGGCCGCTACGAACTCACCGACGGGCTCTCCCTCGACGTCGACGACGTCACGGTCCGCGGCGCGGGCACCGACCGGACGGTGCTCTCCTTCAAGGGGCAGACCGGTTCGGGCGAGGGATTGCTGGTGACGTCCGACCGCGTGGTGCTGGAGGATTTCGCGGTCGAGGACAGCAAGGGCGACGGCGTCAAGTCGAAGGGCTCCGACCAGATCACCTTCCGCAACCTGCGCGTGGAGTGGACCGGCGGCCCCAAGGCGGAGAACGGCGCCTACGGCGTCTATCCGGTCTCGTCGAAGAACGTGCTGATAGATGGTGTCACCGTGCGCGGTGCATCCGACGCCGGTATCTATGTCGGCCAGAGCGAGAACATCATCGTTCGCAACAGCCTCGCCGAATACAACGTCGCCGGCATCGAGATCGAGAACTCCTTCCGGGCCGACGTCCACGGCAATGTCGCGACCCACAACACCGGTGGCATCCTGGTCTTCGACCTCCCCAATCTGCCGGTACAGGGCGGCCACGACATCCGGGTCTTCGACAACGAGGTGGTGGACAACGACACGCCCAACTTCGCGCCGGAAGGCAACATTGTCGCCATCGTGCCGAAGGGCATGGGCATCATGGTCATGGCCAACCGCAACGTCCACGTCTTCGACAACAAGCTCGACGGAAACGCGACCGCGCATGTCCTCATCGCGGCCTATCCGAACGACTACGAGGACGAGAACTACGTCTTCGTGCCGCGAGGCGTCTACGTTCACGACAATTCCTATGGCGAGGGCGGGTTCGAGCCCGACGGCGAGGTCGGCAAGACCATTTCAGACGTCTCGGGAACGCCCGTACCGGACATCGTCTGGGATGGCGTCACGACGATTCCCGAGTACTTTTCCTGGACCGCGAGCGAGAACGGCGTCTATGTCGATGAGGCCGAGGGAACGACCTTCGTCAATCTCAAGATGATCTCGCAGCTGCTTCTGCCCTGGGGCTGGTGGCCGTCTACCGACATCGCCGCCCATGCCGGCTCCCTGCCCGAACCGGAACCGGTGAAGCTGCCTCAGGACGGCGGTGCGTGA
- a CDS encoding TetR/AcrR family transcriptional regulator yields the protein MLNGGATAADTPPKPRQKRSLRTEAALLASTEALAAAEGEAAVTTSRIAAETGVAVGTIYRYFADRDALLLAAYDATVLRIVEACGAALADLDPAIGVEAAARHLLAVYLAAARAIPGHAALLRAMRRIRSVEQDDDRNRNRIADGLLAPFLERFGMDAAGDQEALHFLNVLLSTLVDLYLIADDDAARQTIHGHIEAHMLLALSRLMPGR from the coding sequence ATGTTGAACGGCGGCGCAACAGCGGCGGACACTCCGCCCAAGCCCCGGCAGAAGCGCTCCCTGCGCACCGAGGCGGCGCTCCTGGCCTCGACCGAGGCGCTGGCGGCCGCGGAGGGCGAGGCGGCGGTGACGACGTCGCGCATCGCGGCCGAAACCGGCGTCGCCGTCGGCACGATCTATCGCTACTTCGCCGACCGGGACGCACTGCTCTTGGCAGCCTACGATGCGACCGTCCTTCGGATCGTCGAGGCGTGCGGCGCGGCACTCGCAGACCTCGACCCGGCCATCGGCGTTGAGGCCGCCGCGCGGCACCTGCTCGCCGTCTATCTCGCCGCCGCGCGAGCAATTCCCGGCCACGCCGCGCTGCTGCGCGCCATGCGGCGCATCCGTTCGGTCGAACAGGACGACGACAGGAACCGCAACCGCATCGCGGACGGGCTGCTGGCACCGTTCCTCGAACGCTTCGGGATGGATGCGGCCGGCGATCAGGAAGCGCTGCACTTTCTCAACGTGCTTCTCAGCACACTCGTCGACCTCTATCTCATCGCCGACGACGACGCCGCGCGCCAGACGATCCACGGGCATATCGAGGCCCACATGCTGCTGGCGCTGTCGCGCCTGATGCCGGGCCGCTGA
- a CDS encoding peroxidase-related enzyme encodes MNRKTTALDLQPAANLGEGTKAYFAKCEEKLGMIPNVLLAYAFDEKKLRAFTDMYNDLMLGESGLSKLEREMIAVAVSSVNHCYYCLTAHGAAVRQLSGDPKLGEMMAMNFRAADLSPRQKAMLDFAVKLTESPDKMVEADRAALRVAGFTDRDIWDIASTAAFFNMSNRVAAAVDMRPNDEYHAMAR; translated from the coding sequence ATGAACAGGAAGACCACGGCGCTCGATCTGCAGCCGGCCGCCAACCTCGGGGAAGGGACGAAGGCCTATTTCGCCAAGTGCGAGGAGAAGCTTGGCATGATCCCCAACGTTCTCCTCGCCTATGCGTTCGATGAAAAGAAGCTGCGCGCCTTCACAGACATGTACAACGACCTGATGCTCGGCGAATCAGGGCTGTCGAAGCTCGAGCGCGAGATGATCGCGGTCGCCGTCTCGTCGGTGAACCACTGCTACTACTGCCTGACCGCACACGGGGCGGCGGTGCGGCAACTCTCCGGCGATCCGAAGCTCGGAGAGATGATGGCGATGAACTTCCGCGCCGCCGATCTCTCGCCGCGCCAGAAGGCGATGCTCGACTTCGCCGTGAAGCTCACCGAGAGCCCCGACAAGATGGTGGAGGCCGACCGCGCCGCGCTGCGCGTGGCCGGCTTCACGGACCGCGACATCTGGGACATCGCGTCCACCGCTGCCTTCTTCAACATGTCGAACCGGGTGGCGGCCGCGGTCGACATGCGACCGAACGACGAATACCACGCCATGGCGCGCTGA